AATGAACCCGGGGTTTCACTCTACAGAACACTGAAAAAACCGCTTTCACACAGGAAGCAGGGGGTGTTTATTGTCGAGGGTGATAAAGTAGTAGAACGGTTCTTTGAAAGCGGGCTGACTGTAATTTCCGTTCTGTTGATTGATGATAAACTGGAAGTATTCAAGGATATACTGGACAGGAAGCAGGAGAATATCGATGTATATCTCGTCTCTCCTGAGTTTCTCAAAGAGATTGTCGGCTTCAGATATCATCAGGGGATAATGGCTGCAGGACTGGTGCCCAGGTCTGCCTCTATAGATGAAGTCATAAGAAATGCAACCGCTCCAAGGCTGTTTGTAGCCCTGGACAGGCTCGAGAGCGCGGAAAACACCGGTGTCATCGTTCGAAACTGCGCCGCCTGCGGCTGTCAGGCACTGCTTGTGGGCAGAAACTCTACAGACCCCTTCCTGCGCAGGTCTATACGCAATTCCATGGGAGCGATTTTTAAAATCCCGGTAATTTACTCTTGCGATTTACCACTGCAGCTCAGATATCTCAGAGAAAAATCCGGTTTTACAATAATTGCCGCACATCCCGGATATGGATGCACCCCTCTGTATGAAGCTGATCTTACAGGAAACTGCTGCATTGTCTTCGGAAATGAGGGTGAGGGAATCTCGGGGGAAGTACTCGATGCGTGTGATGCAAGAGTAAAAGTACCGATGGTTCAGGGGATCGACTCACTCAATGTAGCTGCTTCAAGCGCCGTTTTCCTCTACGAAGCAATGAAACAGCGGGCATGCCGTAATTCAGTATTTCAGTGATGGATTAAGTCGGGAAATCTTACTATTTTTGTTGTAACCATTCCTTAGTAATAAGCTCCAGGGGAATCCATTGATGAAAAAACGTGACTGGCTCAAAGAGCTCAATCCGCAGCAGCTCCAGGCTGTGACTTATGGTGATAGTCCGGTGCTGGTTGTGGCCGGAGCCGGAAGCGGTAAAACGAAAACACTCGCCTGCAGGGTAGCCTGGCTTATATCTCAGGGTGTAAGTCCGGACAGGATACTTCTTCTCACCTTTACCCGCAGGGCAGCTAAAGAGATGCTCGACAGGGCATCACAGGCGCTGAATGATCAGACCGCTATCTCACAGGTCTGGAGCGGAACTTTCCATGCCGTTGCCAACCGCCTTCTGAGAATCTACAGCCAGTCCTCAGGACTTCCCGCCGATTTTACCATCATAGATCAGTCAGATGCGGAGGATATGCTCGATGTTATCAGACAGAAAGTGACAGATGCGCAAAAGAGGGGACGTTTCCCCAGAAAAGGAACCTTGCTCTCCATATATTCGCGGAAAATGAATTCAGGAGAGGACCTGGATTATATCCTCAAAAAACTCTATCCCTGGTGTGTGCGCTGGAAAGAGGAGCTGAAGACTATTTTCAAGGAGTACACTACTTTAAAGCAGAAACGCGGCACTCTCGACTACGATGATCTGCTGCTTTACTGGTATTATCTGCTGGAGGATCCCAGGGCTGCGGAAAGAATCTCCGGAAGATTCGATCATATTCTTGTCGATGAGTATCAGGATACAAACAAGCTTCAGTCCGACATACTCACAGGCATGCGCCGCAGCATAAAGAATGTCATGGCAGTTGGCGACGATGCCCAGAGCATTTACAGTTTCAGGGCGGCAACAGTACGTAACATGCTGGATTTCCCGAAGATTTTCCCTGGAACCGGAGTCATCACTCTTGAGCAGAATTACCGTTCCTCTCCCCCCATCCTGAATACAACAAATGTGCTGATTGCCCAGGCAAAGGAGCGATTCTCAAAAAACCTCTTCTCGACCAGGGAGGGTGGCGAGTGTCCGAAGATTATCACATGCAAAGATGAACTCCAGGAAGCTGAGATGGTGATCGAGCGGGTACTGAAACACTATGAGGAGGGAATCCC
The Fibrobacter sp. genome window above contains:
- a CDS encoding RNA methyltransferase; translation: NEPGVSLYRTLKKPLSHRKQGVFIVEGDKVVERFFESGLTVISVLLIDDKLEVFKDILDRKQENIDVYLVSPEFLKEIVGFRYHQGIMAAGLVPRSASIDEVIRNATAPRLFVALDRLESAENTGVIVRNCAACGCQALLVGRNSTDPFLRRSIRNSMGAIFKIPVIYSCDLPLQLRYLREKSGFTIIAAHPGYGCTPLYEADLTGNCCIVFGNEGEGISGEVLDACDARVKVPMVQGIDSLNVAASSAVFLYEAMKQRACRNSVFQ
- a CDS encoding ATP-dependent helicase, translating into MKKRDWLKELNPQQLQAVTYGDSPVLVVAGAGSGKTKTLACRVAWLISQGVSPDRILLLTFTRRAAKEMLDRASQALNDQTAISQVWSGTFHAVANRLLRIYSQSSGLPADFTIIDQSDAEDMLDVIRQKVTDAQKRGRFPRKGTLLSIYSRKMNSGEDLDYILKKLYPWCVRWKEELKTIFKEYTTLKQKRGTLDYDDLLLYWYYLLEDPRAAERISGRFDHILVDEYQDTNKLQSDILTGMRRSIKNVMAVGDDAQSIYSFRAATVRNMLDFPKIFPGTGVITLEQNYRSSPPILNTTNVLIAQAKERFSKNLFSTREGGECPKIITCKDELQEAEMVIERVLKHYEEGIPLRKQAVLFRAGSHSASLELALLKKEIPFHKYGGLKFLEAAHIKDFVSLIRILENPRDEMAWFRVLQLFDGVGPATASAIFDYFRASNFSFDSLQNAPVSKPVLMELLRLRKMWVYPDFPNSVVR